AACCAATCAATAGGTATCTCATTGCATAGATCAGTAGGGATAATGTTAGCTGCTGACGAAATTCTTTCAACTGATGCTGTCATGACTGGTAAGAGTAATGCTAACTCAATGAGGCGATACACCAGCGGAAAATCCAAATGCTGCTTGGTTTCAACCATCTTTGCAGCCAAACTTGCAATATCATGACAGGAAGTAAATTCAACATTTCTTCTCACATAGCAAATATAGGCTTCAAGTTGATCATTTATAATTGCACGATCAGCCTCAGAGAAATCTTCAGAATAAATATCTGCAAGTTGAGACATTTTCTCCACATCAAACTTGGAGAAGTTCTTCCTTGGATCAAGATAGGAAAAACGCAATAACAAATCCATAGAACCATCATTGAAACGATGACCAATCTCTGTTACAATGGAGTCAATAGCAGCAAAGAAAATCTGAACACGATAATAGTGAAGCTGAGAAACAGTTATGCCATCCAGCCGTGAATGGCCCATACTTGGTATGCGTTCATCCATATTTGGCACTAGAATTCCATTTGCAGCACAAAAACTTTTGATGTCTTCAAACAAAGCCTCCCAACCATTGTTTCTCAAGGTTTGCAAGCGTTCATTCATATCCACAAGTAACCCCACAGCCTGAATAATGTCTTGATCTTTTCTTTGTAAAACAAGTGACAGTTCATTCATAGTGGCAAACAATTTTAACATCATCTTTAAAATGAAGACAAATTCAAAGCTTTCCATTGTTTCTATTGAAAATGATGCTCGGGAATCTCGGCAGCCATGTTCATGCACAATCATTAGCACCTCAAGCACTGTGTCCCACATTGTGTCAATACGGTTCAAGGTTGTCTGATGTGAGCCCCATTTAGTCTCTCCTGGCACCTTTTGACGCTTGTCTCTTTTGGAGACTTCACCACCATCCAACTTATCCAAAATTCCTTGGCGACACTTTTCAGCACTCTTTGTCATGCAAGGTGCACTCGTGGCATTCACAATTATCGGCACATTGTAGAAGAAATAAGAAATTGCTGATGAAGAAGAACTTGAGACAGAAACAAGAATCTTTTCCAGCTGGCAAGCAAAGCAATGGACATAGGAAGCATATGGATATTCATCCCGTATCTGTCTCTGCACGTTATTAAACTCTTCTCTCATGTTTGATTGTCCATGATAGCCCTGACCTCGTATCCTAGAAATGGATAAACCATGCCGAACAAGAAAACCAACCAAATTCCCCTTGATTGTGGCTGGTGTGGTATCTTCGACCCTCTCAAGACCGAGAAATCTTTCTATGACCTTCCCTCGCTTATCCACAAATCTGCATGACAGAAATTATAATGAGTTCAGATAGCACATAGCAACAGAACAGCATATAGAAAGCTATAAATATATAGGTAAAAGCAGCAACTAACCTCAAAATTATGCCCATATGCTCTTTGCTTGCAATGTCATGAGTATCATCAATAAGTATGGAGAAACGTCTATCTCCAATCTCTTCCAGAATCACCTGGATCACCTCTTCTGCACAGGCTTTTACAAGGTCCTTCTGAAACCCTCGAGAAGCCAATTCGCTGTGATGATCAGCATCCATCTCATCAAACGCACGCCTCACCTTCTCATCGAAGCCTTTGTACCAATCTACCATCTCCAGAAAATGACCCTTGTCCCATGTGTAAGATGGATCGAGGTGATAAAAGGGTATACCTTGCCTCAAGAGATATCTTGCACAGTCCAAAGAAGTACGCAAACAGACTCCAAAAGGGTTTCCACTCTCCGAACAATCAGAAGCAAGTGAAGGCGGCACACTTCGCCTTTGACTGTTAAAACCTTTGTGATGCTGCCTTGCCCTATTGATGGCGCCCTTTGTTGCACCAACTTCGTCCCCAATCCCTGGGGTAAACTTTATGTGAGGTTCTGGAATAATGCCCCCAACACTTTCACGATTCCTTTTGGGCACAGGCTGGTAGTACCGCTTCATTTCCGAAAACTAATCTGGGAGTATTAATAGTTCAGAATCCGCCTAAGATTCAATCATAAGACAGTAAAAGTAAAACTACGCCACAAAACATATACCAGTTCTAATCTAAAATGACAACTCCCAGTGGTGAAGGGTAGAGAACTCACAGGCAATGTGCTGGCAACGGAGCCGGATTCCCGGTGCTGCCAACACGCCGCAGCGATTACCGGAGCCTGGAACCGATCCTTCCGGAGCTGGATCGACCGATGTTTTGCGTCGCGGTACGGGTTGGCCGCCGCGACGGCTGATCGGCTGAAATGGCCTAGCCGGAGCAGTCCCCGCCGCGCCGGTACCCGGTCGGTTGCGGAAAATGCCGCTGCCGAGTGCCGACTAGGGTTTTCCCGCTcaaagtctttttttttttgtggtttTTCCCGCTCAAAGTCGGGAAGCCATAGAGTCGCCGCGCCCAAACGGAAGACGACAATCCTATTCACGGACCAGATGGGCCAGGTGAGCCTGTAAACAGAATTTGGGTCTCTTGTGCTatatagattttttttgttacagATTGTTTGTCTTCTTATTGATCCTGTTTAATCAAATTATGGTCCATTGATTAACTAGATTAAAAAGAACCAACTCCGGTAGTCCTTGAAATGTGTCATAAGCACTGCTcaggatttaaacacactccactCGCACATCATGTTGACATCATCACACAAGCACAACTGTAAATAGAGTTTAGATTACATAAAATATGTTCAAGTACAAGAACATCAAATCCTAGAATTTTGCAGCAGAAAGTTTTGTGTCGCGCTCATTCCATGCATAGTACAAAATAAAAAGGTtaacactatatgccgatagtgccTTTTCCATAGCCACCGGCTATTTACTCCTCGCCCGcatctccgtccgcgaggtagAAGTACCCAAAGACGGCATTCGACTGCGGTTCACCTGCATCAACTTAACGAGAGTaccatgagtacaaaaggtactcgcggGGTTTATCCGGTATGGGTATATACTTGcccgacctcaaggagaatgcatttggttagtagcaagGCTAGGTCATGGTATTTAATTTTGCGTAAAAGCatctaactttgatcaagttaTAATAAGCAAAAGACATAGCATCTATGATCTCTACAACATACTTTATAGTAACTCATGCACAACACAAGACACATATACTTTATTGATCCAAAATAGGATGTAAGAGATGCATAGGTGCCTGCCTTGAGTCTCAACGGGACTATTGTCTTCAACGATCTCCGGCTCAACCTCCTCTTGCTCCGGCGTCACGGTCTCTACACGAGTGCAACAATGCTTGATAAATAAATATGACATGAATGATCATAATAATATGCAAATTATATGACAAGGCTTGCTTTAACATTGTCAAACTATGATAAAAGAGGTTAGACATGTAATACATAGGTAGATTAATCATGGGTAAGTGTAAGGGTAATCAATAACTaaatgcggaccgtccggcttggaagaagcggaccgtccggcttGGAAGAAGTGGACCGTCCGGCTCTAAACGGCGGAtcatttggcggaccgtccgcaagcCAACCGTGGACTGGGCGAAAAACATGATTTCTGGGTGTTTCTGTGTAAGACTaaaaaatgacctgcggactgtccgcccataGGGGGAGACCGTCCCCCTCACAAAATTTTGAAAGGCGGAAAAGTGTCCAAAAGCACTATTGGTCGGGTCGGGTGACTAGCAGACTGTCCACCCATGATGGGGAGACCATTTGCACCCGAGCCGAGGCTCACCGGCGAGTTCACCGCCGGCAATTCCGGCCACAGTTTGGGATAGGGTTTGTTCCTAAAAGTTGTTGAGAGTATAGGGAGTTCATTTTGGCGTCCTCCGGCGATGCTCTGGCGAGGTGGAGGGGCTTCAATGGTGGAGGAGAGGATGgtgaagctcctccatggctttggtagagagagagagtgaggtttGAGCAAATGGGGAGGGAAAAAGATAGCAACGGTGCTCCGGTGGAAGGGGCTCAGGCAAACACAGACCTGTAGGTGCTACTCAAATGCTCTAAAATCTAAGCCTAGGCTACAGATCCTTTCACATTATTGTCTATATGGATGAGATAAGCATGTATAAACAATATGTCTCAAAACTGGTAGAGATCCTTTCGCACCATTGTCTATGTGGATGAGATAAACATTTACAAACAATGTCTCAAAAGATTTAGCGGAATCCTCATGCACTTTTTTAACGAATGTACATGAGCATATCTAGGAGCCTAGCTATTTTGGCTTTGGCTagcttaaaaaaaaaactcttcagAAAAACAGATCCAAAAGGTTCTGCAAAGATCCCCCTAGCTGTCCTACTAATCATCCCCGCTATCTCGGCAAAGATAGCCCGTGCGCTTCACCGTCACCCCTCGCTCGCGCGCGTTCTGCTGTCACCCCTTGCTTGCCGTGGAGGATGTCTCGCTGCTGTGGAGGATGCGCCCCCTACCTGCCGTGGAGTCTAGAGcaagtgaggaggagtcggcggcgCTAGAGGCGGCAGTAGGGGGTCGAATCGGCGGCGGGAGGTTTGGACTGTGTGTTGCTGCTGGATGATGTTGTGGGGCTCATGGGCAAGTGAGTTGAAGAGAGCAGAGTTGCATATGACGAGACTAATCTGTTGGAGTGTAGCCAAATGTAGAGATGAAATTTTAGCTAACTAGAAATATAGAGAGCGTGATTTGGCTAGACTTCTGAAGATGCTCTTAGAATCTATTAGTACTATTTCTATTCATCTCTCAAAATATTAGTTTATTGGGAGATTGAAAAGCTGGACAATGTAGAACAAAATTCCTTCTGCTCTAAAAAAAACTTGAATAAAAAAGGACAACTATTAATCATCATTTACCTATAGACTAGTGAATATGTACATGCCGCAGgcacgtatttaatttttcttccatcaaacaACGATGTCacttctaaaaataatacatgtctttcttttcctttccataaataatgatgtcaattattatctttttaaaaaataatgatACGAATTATGGGTGAATGCATATGCAAAAAAGTAAGATGTGTGCCAAAAGAAAGTAATGCGCATATACAAGAGGTGGGTATAGAAAATTATTAGTGTAAAATGTATTAGAATTTTGGTCAAAAGCGTTAACGAAATCAATCTGCCCCTCCCCTTCGTCAAACCTTTTAGCCTAACAAGTGGAACCTCTGTGAGAAGTactaatcttggtgagaaatGATTTTAACTGTTACACATTAAAACTATCAACCCTCCTTTTTTTTGGTTCACAGGATTAACTGAAATATTCAATTGGTCGCTGTATCCGTGACCAGCTTTTAGAGAATCATTATTTGTATTTGTATAATTCATTACCAAGCAAAAAGTCATATTGAGTTGTTCAATTTTATCACAAAACATGCCTTCTTTACATCTCAATATGCGATTGGTTTGCTCGGTTGCCACGACACAAAATTGATAAAAGTTGTGGTATGGTAGTATTTACACGAGCTACTAATGGTTATATGGAACGGTTTGAACTTGACAAATATGGCGCTGACTTCAATTTTGTTTCAAAACGCGTTTTAGAAAATTCCCGGAAGCTGAGAATTAGTAATATTGTTCTCGCTAGACTTGAAAAGGCAAACCTCCTCCATTTCCACAATTCCACTGGGATCGGGAATCCTCCCCCGTAAACCATACAGGACCCGTAAACCATAAGTGAAAACAGCGGGACGGCCGTGTGATTCCAGGGAAACCCTCCGTTTCCTCCGAAACAGCCGACCACCCTCACAAACGCCAGCCACAGTCCCCACCCAACCCGAATCGATTCGAATCACCGcggcccaaaccctagctctaccaccccaccccaccccagccatggcgccggcggcggcggcggcggcggggcccggcGACGACGGTCTCCGAAAGCTGGAGTACCTCTCCCTCGTCTCGAAGGTATGCTCCGAGCTCGAGACCCACATCGGCGTCGGCGACAAGGTGCTGGCCGAGTTCATCACGGAGCTCGGCCGCGactccgccaccgtcgccgaGTTCGACGCCCGGCTCAAGGAGAAGGGAGCCGACTTCCCCGACTACTTCGTCCGCACGCTCCTCACCATCATCCACGCCATTCTCCCGCCCTCCTCCAACCctagctccgccgccgtcgccgcgggccCCGCCGGTGCAGAGGCGTCCAAGTTCCCCGGGCTCGCCCGCCCCGACGACCCCGACCACGCCCGCAACCTCCGCCTCGAGCTCGAGCGGGACGCCGATgtggccgcccccgccccctccAGGGATGACCGtgaccgccgccgcgacgggAGAGGCCGTGACCGGGACTACGACCGCGGCGGCCGTGACCGCGACCGTGACCGCGGCGGCCATGACCGCGACCGTGACCGCGGCGGTGATCGCGGCGGCAGGGACAGGGATCGAGGCCGTGACCGTGATTATGCCCGTGACAGGGACCGAGACCGTGTTGGGGATCAGTATCGGGACCGAGACAGGGGAAGGGACAGAGACATGGAGAGGGATATAGATAGAGATtgggggaggagcaggaggtATGAAGAGGAGGACAGAGGTGTTgggggaagggggagggaggTTGCTGCTTCGAATCCCAGTGGCGAGCCAGAGCTCTACCAGGTTTACCGAGGGAGGGTGACCCGGGTAATGGACACTGGGTGCTTTGTCAGGCTTGAGGATGTGCGCGGTGGCCGCGAGGGACTTGTGCATGTCTCACAGATGGTGAGCAGGCGGGTGGCCAATGCGAAGGAGTTAGTGAAGCGTGACCAGGAGGTGTATGTTAAGGTAGTATCAGTGAAGGGGCAGAAGTTGAGTTTGTCAATGCGGGATGTGGACCAGGATACAGGGAAGGACCTCTTGCCAATGCAGCGTGGTGTAGATGACGCGCCAAGGGCGAACCCAtcgggtggcggtggcggtgccaTGGGGTCTGGCAAGAGGTTGGGTCTGTCGGGCATTGTGATCAAGGAGGAGGATGAGTCCGCGCCAACATCACGGCGGCCGCTCAAGCGTATGAGCTCTCCGGAGAGATGGGAGGCAAAGCAGCTGATTGCTTCGGGTGTTCTGGATGTGAGGGATTACCCAATGTTTGATGAGGATGGTGATGGCATGATGTACCAGGAGGAAGGTGCAGAGGAAGAGCTTGAAATCGAGCTTAATGAGGATGAACCAGCATTCTTGCAGGGACAGAGCAGATTTTCAATTGATATGTCACCTGTAAAGATATTCAAGAATCCTGAGGGTTCGCTGAGCCGAGCTGCGGCCCTGCAGACTGCCCTGATAAAGGAACGTCGTGAGGTCCGAGAGCAGGAGCAGAGAGCCATGTTGGATTCGATCCCCAAGGATCTGAATCGACCATGGGAGGACCCTATGCCTGATACAGGTGAGCGGCACCTTGCACAGGAGCTGAGGGGTGTTGGCCTTTCAGCTTATGACATGCCAGAGTGGAAGAAGGAGGCATATGGAAAGGCTTTAACTTTTGGTCAAAGGTCAAAGCTTTCATTACAAGAGCAGAGGCAGTCTCTTCCTATCTACAAGTTGAAGAAGGAGCTTATACAAGCTGTACATGACAATCAAGTTCTGGTTGTTATTGGAGAGACAGGTTCTGGGAAGACAACACAGGTGACACAATATTTGGCTGAGGCAGGTTATACCACCAGGGGTAAAATTGGGTGCACTCAGCCTCGGAGGGTTGCGGCAATGTCTGTTGCAAAGAGAGTGGCAGAAGAATTTGGGTGCCGGTTGGGAGAGGAAGTTGGCTATGCCATCCGTTTTGAGGATTGTACTGGGCCAGACACAGTTATAAAATACATGACTGATGGTATGCTTCTGCGtgagattcttgttgatgagaATCTTTCCCAATATTCTGTTATCATGCTCGATGAAGCCCATGAAAGGACCATGCACACAGATGTGCTCTTTGGTTTGCTGAAACAACTTATTAAGCGCAGATCTGACATGAGGCTTATTGTTACTTCAGCCACCCTTGATGCTGAGAAGTTCTCAGGATATTTCTTTAATTGTAACATCTTCACAATTCCTGGAAGAACATTCCCAGTGGAGATACTCTACACAAAACAACCTGAGAGTGATTACTTGGATGCTGCATTGATTACTGTTCTGCAGATTCATTTGACAGAGCCAGAAGGAGACATCCTTCTTTTCTTGACAGGACAGGAGGAGATTGACCACGCCTGCCAATGTCTGTATGAGAGGATGAAGGGGTTAGGCAAGGATGTTCCAGAGCTCATAATTTTGCCTGTGTATAGCGCCCTTCCTAGTGAGATGCAATCAAAGATCTTTGACCCAGCTCCGCCTGGCAAAAGGAAAGTTGTTGTGGCCACCAATATTGCTGAAGCTTCTTTGACAATCGATGGCATATACTATGTTGTGGATCCTGGTTTTGCCAAGATCAATGTGTACAATTCAAAACAGGGGCTTGACTCATTGGTTATCACTCCAATCTCGCAAGCAtctgcgaaacagagagcaggGCGTGCTGGGCGTACTGGACCTGGCAAGTGTTATCGTCTATACACCGAAAGTGCCTACCGTAATGAAATGTCCCCCACGACCATTCCAGAAATTCAGAGGATCAACTTGGGGTCTACAGTACTTAATATGAAGGCAATGGGTATAAATGACCTATTATCCTTTGATTTTATGGACCCCCCAGCACCTCAAGCACTGATTTCTGCCATGGAACAGTTGTATAGCCTTGACGCTCTTGATGAAGAGGGCCTTCTAACCAAACTGGGGAGGAAAATGGCAGAATTCCCATTGGACCCACCACTTTCAAAGATGCTACTAGCCAGTGTTGACCTTGGGTGCAGTGATGAGATACTGACTATCATAGCAATGATTCAAACAGGGAACATATTCTACAGGCCACGAGAAAAACAGGCTCAAGCTGATCAAAAAAGGGCTAAATTTTTCCAGCCAGAGGGGGATCATCTTACTCTGCTTGCTGTATACGAGGCTTGGAAGGCAAAGAACTTTTCTGGTCCCTGGTGTTTTGAGAACTTTGTTCAATCAAGATCATTGAGGAGAGCACAGGATGTGAGGAAGCAACTTCTCACTATCATGGACAGGTAAATGATATTtttcagggtgtgtttagttggtgaaaaagttttagttttaatactgtagcacatttcattgttacttgacaaataatatccacttatggactaattaggtttaaaagattcatctcttgctaatcagttagactgtgtaattagttattttttcaactgaatttaattcttcatgcatatgtccgaagattcgatgtgacgggtactgtgcaaacttttttgagaactaaacagggcctcagtTGTTTTGACTAGACTAGAAGCATGTAGCATCTGCATTAGCTAAAGCACATTCTTGCCTTTTTCCTTGTATCTGTTCCTTGAATGTTTCCTTCTGCTCTTGCATATATATTCAATTTGTTTTTGTATAGTCGATTTACTTCATACTTTCACAGCAAGCTTCGATTGATTGACTATTGTCAAAATTTGCCTGCTTAAATATGTCAACCTTTTCCTTTCCTGAATAAAGTATTTTATAAGCAGATATGGTTGGGCAGAGTGCCACACTGCGAGTAGGCATCAACCTTGCATTCAGTATAATTTAACTGTGTACAATACAAAATCCAACTAGTGTACTAATGCATAGACAGAAACATTACGCAATGGCTACAGATGATAGGGCAGGGGCAGAGGTCAACTAATTTGTATGAGTCTTGTTTCTGGAATATTAGAGTAGGTGCTCAGAATTCGACATGCAATTTTGTCGCGAAATATGAAAAGCTTAGCCAATGTACAGTGATGACTTATTGATAGCATGTGTACATTGAGCCAGTGTCGTGGAATGCTATTTTGTTGTGTGGATCCTATGGAAGCAATTGCTCTTTCTGTACATCATATTCATCTCTCCAGATGCTTATAATTCTTGTTTGCACAGCAGTTTATGTAGCTAGATCTATTTgttgttatcttttcttttacgAGATTGATGTATGCTAAACAATGTTGCTGTTGTCTATGCAGATATAAACTTGATATTGTCTCTGCTGGGAAAAACTTCACAAAGATAAGGAAAGCAATTACCGCTGGCTTCTTTTTCCATGCTGCAAGGAAGGATCCCCAAGAAGGATACAGAACCTTGGTTGAAAACCAGCCAGTGTACATCCACCCCAGCAGCGCTTTGTTCCAGCGGCAGCCAGACTGGGTCATCTATCACGAGCTCGTGATGACGACCAAGGAGTACATGAGGGAGGTGACTGTGATTGATCCGAAATGGCTTGTTGAGCTTGCGCCAAGGTTTTACAAGGGTGCAGACCCCACCAAGATGAGCAAAAGGAAAAGGCAGGAGAGAATTGAACCCCTGTACGATAGATACCACGAGCCCAACTCTTGGCGCCTTAGCAAGCGCCGAGCTTGATTGTAACTGTAACTGTGTACTGTATGTTCTTTATCGCTGGTTGATCAAATTCAAGCTGACAATTTTGTTAGaactgtaaatattttttcCCTGTGCGTCTTGTTAGGGCAAATGAATTGACACATGTAATGTACCAGAAGTTAGGGGTGCTATCGTTACTAACGGTCAACTGATGAAGTGGTTCAGTTTTGTTCTCTTGTCCACATAAAATGGACCAAGCTTGTGTTTCTGGAGTAATGACATGTGGAACATATACGCCTCTGTTTCCAAGTTGGCCTCCCTTTATGAGTATGTTCGGATGAAATGACTGCCACAAATAGAGGTTTCCATTTTGACTATGTTTGGCTGAAATTACTGCCACAAATAGAGGTGGTAACAGACCATGGCTTTAGTGCTCTCTTCACAATTCAATTTGAcccttatatatttttagcataaaattgtataagataagTCCTTTAAGTCCAGCTCTTTAATTATCTAGGTTAAAATTTGAGGCCCTTCACCACCCCTAGTACAAAAACTCTTCACATCTCAGCAGGCAGCTGACAACGAAGTGCATTTGTGAGAACTGCAGGCACACGAAAATGTTACCTGATCTCTCAGTGGACGGAatcacaaaatttgaattcaaaacaagTAGACACCACAGAATTCACAAAAAAGATTCACTGGGTCAGAGATAACAAACATTCTGTTAATTGGTCTCTAACTCCAAGGAATCTTAAAGGGTCAATTTCACAAATAGTTATGAACTTTAGTCAGAGTCAGGGTCTCCATCAACAATATCTGGCACTGAGTCATCTGACTCTGAATCAACGCCAGACTCCGACCCAAACAATTCTGCAAAGCTGGTTGAACGGCCCACTGGTGCTTGATGGAAGCCTGAAGCAGCAACCGGAACGTCTGAAACTTCATCTGAAGTTTCCAGCTTGCTAGAGGGTGCATCGACAGTTGGGCTTCTGTTCTCAAGATGACTGACTTGATCAGTGCGCCTCTGCCCAGGAAATGAGGGTATGACATGCTTCTGTGAATCAGAATTTGTTGTGTGCACTGGAGCCAAGACAGCATTGGAACTTGAAGTGTTATCCACTGTGTTTGGCTTGACAATTTCGCCTGCCGCCGCATCAACCATATTGACATCACTCttgctggaggctggagcatcttgtgctgcAGACGTGATTCTGGGTGGGTTAATTTTTGGATCGTCTGCAATGGGATTGAGTTGACTTCCATCAGCCAACATTGTGCCAGCTTTACTTGTTCCTGCAGCACTATCATTCACTGGAGCCTCTGCTGGTTCATCGTCCTTGGTGGATGCCAACCAATCATCGTACATGTCTTCAATCTCCATAGCTTGAGGCTGATCTCTGTATGCTGAAATCCGGTATGTTCCACCGCCAAAAAATGTCTTTCCTTGTGTGCTGTAATTGAGCTCAGAGCCTACAGGAACTGCTTTTTCTAGAGAAAGGGCTCGAGGGTGCGCAAGGACATCCAAAGCCAGCAAAGCTCGTGAACAAAAGTCTGCAAGCTTAGTGCCTATCTCTAACTTCCCTGTAACAAACAAAAGATAGATATTATTACATATTTCGGGTGGACCTTTTTTAGGGTTACCCTTTTTTTTAAGGCCCAGATCCATACCAATCACTGCCACTTGCACAAAATATGTAATTAAGAGTAAGGAAAATTAATCTCGTAGTCCAACACAAATACCATTATTAATTGTTTCTGAACGAGTCATGCCGGCAAATTACTAGGTCCATACTTTTTCAGTGCCATACCCATTGCAGCCAAACCT
This window of the Panicum virgatum strain AP13 chromosome 1K, P.virgatum_v5, whole genome shotgun sequence genome carries:
- the LOC120699214 gene encoding probable pre-mRNA-splicing factor ATP-dependent RNA helicase DEAH5, with product MAPAAAAAAGPGDDGLRKLEYLSLVSKVCSELETHIGVGDKVLAEFITELGRDSATVAEFDARLKEKGADFPDYFVRTLLTIIHAILPPSSNPSSAAVAAGPAGAEASKFPGLARPDDPDHARNLRLELERDADVAAPAPSRDDRDRRRDGRGRDRDYDRGGRDRDRDRGGHDRDRDRGGDRGGRDRDRGRDRDYARDRDRDRVGDQYRDRDRGRDRDMERDIDRDWGRSRRYEEEDRGVGGRGREVAASNPSGEPELYQVYRGRVTRVMDTGCFVRLEDVRGGREGLVHVSQMVSRRVANAKELVKRDQEVYVKVVSVKGQKLSLSMRDVDQDTGKDLLPMQRGVDDAPRANPSGGGGGAMGSGKRLGLSGIVIKEEDESAPTSRRPLKRMSSPERWEAKQLIASGVLDVRDYPMFDEDGDGMMYQEEGAEEELEIELNEDEPAFLQGQSRFSIDMSPVKIFKNPEGSLSRAAALQTALIKERREVREQEQRAMLDSIPKDLNRPWEDPMPDTGERHLAQELRGVGLSAYDMPEWKKEAYGKALTFGQRSKLSLQEQRQSLPIYKLKKELIQAVHDNQVLVVIGETGSGKTTQVTQYLAEAGYTTRGKIGCTQPRRVAAMSVAKRVAEEFGCRLGEEVGYAIRFEDCTGPDTVIKYMTDGMLLREILVDENLSQYSVIMLDEAHERTMHTDVLFGLLKQLIKRRSDMRLIVTSATLDAEKFSGYFFNCNIFTIPGRTFPVEILYTKQPESDYLDAALITVLQIHLTEPEGDILLFLTGQEEIDHACQCLYERMKGLGKDVPELIILPVYSALPSEMQSKIFDPAPPGKRKVVVATNIAEASLTIDGIYYVVDPGFAKINVYNSKQGLDSLVITPISQASAKQRAGRAGRTGPGKCYRLYTESAYRNEMSPTTIPEIQRINLGSTVLNMKAMGINDLLSFDFMDPPAPQALISAMEQLYSLDALDEEGLLTKLGRKMAEFPLDPPLSKMLLASVDLGCSDEILTIIAMIQTGNIFYRPREKQAQADQKRAKFFQPEGDHLTLLAVYEAWKAKNFSGPWCFENFVQSRSLRRAQDVRKQLLTIMDRYKLDIVSAGKNFTKIRKAITAGFFFHAARKDPQEGYRTLVENQPVYIHPSSALFQRQPDWVIYHELVMTTKEYMREVTVIDPKWLVELAPRFYKGADPTKMSKRKRQERIEPLYDRYHEPNSWRLSKRRA
- the LOC120699186 gene encoding 52 kDa repressor of the inhibitor of the protein kinase-like, giving the protein MKRYYQPVPKRNRESVGGIIPEPHIKFTPGIGDEVGATKGAINRARQHHKGFNSQRRSVPPSLASDCSESGNPFGVCLRTSLDCARYLLRQGIPFYHLDPSYTWDKGHFLEMVDWYKGFDEKVRRAFDEMDADHHSELASRGFQKDLVKACAEEVIQVILEEIGDRRFSILIDDTHDIASKEHMGIILRFVDKRGKVIERFLGLERVEDTTPATIKGNLVGFLVRHGLSISRIRGQGYHGQSNMREEFNNVQRQIRDEYPYASYVHCFACQLEKILVSVSSSSSSAISYFFYNVPIIVNATSAPCMTKSAEKCRQGILDKLDGGEVSKRDKRQKVPGETKWGSHQTTLNRIDTMWDTVLEVLMIVHEHGCRDSRASFSIETMESFEFVFILKMMLKLFATMNELSLVLQRKDQDIIQAVGLLVDMNERLQTLRNNGWEALFEDIKSFCAANGILVPNMDERIPSMGHSRLDGITVSQLHYYRVQIFFAAIDSIVTEIGHRFNDGSMDLLLRFSYLDPRKNFSKFDVEKMSQLADIYSEDFSEADRAIINDQLEAYICYVRRNVEFTSCHDIASLAAKMVETKQHLDFPLVYRLIELALLLPVMTASVERISSAANIIPTDLCNEIPIDWLSDFAIYYIEEDISKELDAERILERFQSIVTGRMQ